GTGCTGATAAAATAATAGAAACTTATTTTAATAATCATTCAGTTAATATTCCTACATCAATTTTATTACCTGGTGTTATAAATTCAAATTTAAGATTTGCATTTAGTTTTAAAGATGGTGATGCAAAGAAAAAATACATTAATAATTTTAAATATTCAGTGATAAAAGGACAAGACAACACTATTGAAATAAAAAGAAATATTGATATTTTAAAATCATTCAATAAGCCTGAAGATTATGCGATTTTTAAAGATGAATCAAAAGATAAAAACAAGTTAAAAGAGTTTAATGATAAAAGGTCGGTATATGAACAATATCTAAATGCTTTAACTTTAACAAAAGGTGATACATTAGGATTTTTAGGTGTCTCAACAACTAGCGAATTAATTAATAATAATATCGATTTAGCTTTTGGATCATTTGCTAACGAACTTTTAAAATCAGCTGACTCAACCTTTAAAGAAATTAATCTTGATGATTTATTTAAAATGCCAACTGGATTAAACACAAATGCAGAATCTGAAATAAAAAAATTGGTTGATGAAGCAGAAAAAGTTCAGATGGACTCTAAAATTACAGATATAAATCAAAAATTTAATACTGCTTCTGACAAAATTCAACAAGTTAATGAAATTATTGATAAATATTTTTCTGAATTATCTGAAGATCAATTTAATAAAGTTATTTTAGATAATTACAATTCTCATTTAATAATTAATGCAAATAATAAACAATATAGTTCAATAGTTTATAAAGTTAAAGATAAAAATGATCTGTTATTAATTGTAACTCCAACTGGATTATCTTTATTTTCAAACAAAAAAGTTTTAACATTAGAAGAATTTAAAAAACTTATAACAAGTGACTTAAAAAATATGGCAAAAGGAAACAAAACATATTTTGATTTAGCTAATAAAATAAGTGATAAAAATAATAAAGAGCAACTTGTTATCAGTTTATTAGAAGATCAACCATTTAAAAATTGATTATTGACTCAGAAGAAAGATAATAAAACTGTTTATACATTAAGTGAATTGGATAAAAGTTTAAGCAAAATAAAAACAGTTAAAAAAGGAAAGCAAATAAGTTCAGAAATTTCTTTATATGACAGAGTAGAAAAATATATTAATTCAAAAGTGAATACATTGAATAATATTAATTTCTCTAACTTAAATGGACAAGTAAAAATAAACTACTTAAAAAATGGAAATAACAATGATTTTACTATTACTCAAAGTGATAAAAATGCTTATGATTTGGTAAATGCATATTTAAATAACACATTGAAAAAAGGAGAAAAATAATGAGAATTTTTAAGAAATTTTTAGCGTTTGCTCCTATTTTAGTCTTTCCTACTGTTTTGCGATTGCCTGTGCTAGAGAATAATTGGTCCTGAGTGAAAATTTCATTAGACCATTTACTTCTCTACCACAGGCAATCGCAACAGTAGGAAAGACTAAAAATAGGAGCAAACGCTAAAAATTTCTTAAAAATTCTCATTATTTTTCTCCTTTTTTCAATGTGTTATTTAAATATGCATTTACCAAATCATAAGCATTTTTATCACTTTGAGTAATAGTAAAAATCATTGTTATTTCCATTTTTTAAGTAGTTTATTTTTACTTGTCCATTTAAGTTAGAGAAATTAATATTATTCAATGTATTCACTTTTGAATTAATATATTT
This region of Mycoplasmopsis cynos genomic DNA includes:
- a CDS encoding HinT-interacting membrane complex protein P80, which gives rise to MAKKQKSFFERLSELNDNFEEKNKKVTRKTKRNWINWGILGTLAVCLISGISIPLAINTTKINYIQPKKDAETAFTFNNLKNISIGDFSKLLKNDKTNYNEKFDDIYKKAIFYMYEKEYLASKQYQEIYNGSLNNNEGINLSLELKSLDVIKNEQKNKLEDQKNNLKSTFGFSTWENVFKERLLSEEYGKSSTEDQAIEYLTFKEIEGVALRSLEIEVKTVDVDFLERTAKKDIYEIDVNNSPKRDAKGQAKIMFKKGQRVFPHFVKDKNYFVLDNDPKKAIVIMTKSFIPELVSADKIIETYFNNHSVNIPTSILLPGVINSNLRFAFSFKDGDAKKKYINNFKYSVIKGQDNTIEIKRNIDILKSFNKPEDYAIFKDESKDKNKLKEFNDKRSVYEQYLNALTLTKGDTLGFLGVSTTSELINNNIDLAFGSFANELLKSADSTFKEINLDDLFKMPTGLNTNAESEIKKLVDEAEKVQMDSKITDINQKFNTASDKIQQVNEIIDKYFSELSEDQFNKVILDNYNSHLIINANNKQYSSIVYKVKDKNDLLLIVTPTGLSLFSNKKVLTLEEFKKLITSDLKNMAKGNKTYFDLANKISDKNNKEQLVISLLEDQPFKNWLLTQKKDNKTVYTLSELDKSLSKIKTVKKGKQISSEISLYDRVEKYINSKVNTLNNINFSNLNGQVKINYLKNGNNNDFTITQSDKNAYDLVNAYLNNTLKKGEK